The proteins below come from a single Halomonas binhaiensis genomic window:
- a CDS encoding CPXCG motif-containing cysteine-rich protein, whose amino-acid sequence MDEHRLPTWPIACPYCDSRFDLLVDVSQGSHETWEDCPRCCAPIHLKIEIVSVSEEIGSVIVGSDNDVI is encoded by the coding sequence GTGGACGAACATCGCTTACCCACTTGGCCCATTGCCTGCCCTTATTGCGATTCACGTTTCGACCTGCTGGTCGATGTTTCGCAAGGTAGTCATGAAACCTGGGAAGACTGTCCCCGTTGCTGTGCGCCGATTCACCTCAAGATCGAGATAGTGTCGGTGTCGGAGGAAATCGGCTCAGTGATAGTGGGCTCTGACAATGATGTCATCTGA
- the ald gene encoding alanine dehydrogenase has protein sequence MRIAVPKEIKNHEYRVALTPSGARELCARGHQVVVQESAGEGAGFADDAYIAAGAKIEADVAALWESAELILKVKEPQPEEVERLHSGQTLFTYLHLAAAEELTRGLLASGATCIAYETITAPQGGLPLLAPMSTVAGRMAVQAGAHSLEKAQGGAGILLPGVPGVPPARVTVIGGGVVGENAARMALGLGADVSVLDRSIPRLEVLDDRYQGRMKTVFSTADSVEDAVRESDLIIGAVLVPGAAAPKLISRSMLADMKPGSVLVDVAIDQGGCFETSHPTTHADPTYVVDGVVHYCVANMPGAVARTSTQALTNATQPFVVALANKGWRRALSDDAHFAAGLNVHGGQLTYAAVAEAFGMEHVAPATLLE, from the coding sequence ATGCGTATTGCCGTACCCAAGGAAATCAAGAATCACGAATATCGCGTTGCCTTGACACCCAGTGGTGCCCGAGAGCTGTGTGCTCGTGGTCATCAGGTAGTGGTTCAGGAGAGTGCCGGGGAAGGCGCGGGCTTCGCTGATGACGCTTATATTGCCGCTGGTGCGAAGATTGAAGCCGATGTGGCGGCATTATGGGAGAGCGCCGAGCTGATCCTCAAGGTCAAGGAACCGCAGCCAGAGGAAGTTGAGCGTCTGCACTCTGGCCAGACGCTGTTCACCTATCTGCACCTGGCCGCCGCGGAAGAGCTGACGCGTGGCCTGCTGGCCAGTGGGGCAACCTGTATTGCTTATGAAACTATTACCGCGCCACAGGGTGGTCTGCCGCTACTGGCACCGATGAGTACGGTGGCTGGCCGTATGGCAGTACAGGCCGGGGCACACAGTCTGGAAAAGGCTCAAGGTGGTGCGGGTATCCTGCTGCCTGGTGTTCCGGGGGTGCCGCCAGCCAGGGTCACGGTGATCGGTGGTGGTGTCGTTGGAGAGAATGCGGCACGCATGGCCCTGGGGCTGGGAGCCGATGTCAGTGTGCTGGACAGGTCTATCCCTCGCCTGGAAGTGTTGGATGATCGCTATCAAGGCCGTATGAAGACGGTATTCTCGACCGCGGATAGCGTCGAGGACGCTGTGCGCGAATCCGACCTGATCATCGGCGCGGTGCTGGTGCCGGGAGCGGCTGCGCCTAAGCTGATCAGCCGCAGCATGCTGGCGGACATGAAGCCTGGATCGGTGCTGGTCGATGTGGCCATTGACCAGGGCGGCTGTTTCGAGACCAGCCACCCCACCACGCATGCCGATCCCACTTATGTGGTGGATGGTGTCGTACATTATTGTGTTGCCAACATGCCGGGCGCTGTGGCGCGAACTTCGACCCAGGCGCTGACCAACGCCACGCAGCCTTTTGTCGTGGCCTTGGCGAACAAGGGCTGGCGCCGTGCCTTGAGTGACGACGCTCACTTTGCCGCAGGCCTCAATGTGCATGGCGGTCAGTTGACGTATGCTGCAGTGGCAGAAGCCTTTGGCATGGAGCATGTTGCACCAGCAACGCTGCTGGAATGA
- the acnA gene encoding aconitate hydratase AcnA, whose protein sequence is MSTDQQHDFLQTLDVAGRQYAIYSLSRAAEILGDIKRLPMTLKVLLENQLRFAGDPSVSQDDLQALVDWQQQGRSSREIGYRPARVLMQDFTGVPGVVDLASMRAAVEALGEAPSRINPLSPVDLVIDHSVMVDHFGDPSAFKDNVTLEMTRNRERYEFLRWGQRAFDNFRVVPPGTGICHQVNLEYLGKAVWTKQEEGKTWAYPDTLVGTDSHTTMINGLGVLGWGVGGIEAEAAMLGQPVSMLIPEVIGFKLSGKLREGITATDLVLTVTEMLRKKGVVGKFVEFYGDGLKDLPLADRATIANMAPEYGATCGFFPVDDETLTYMRLSGRDEEQISLVEAYCKEQGLWREPGHEPIFTDVLKLDMGDVEASLAGPKRPQDRVALKNIRTTFEELMESDDSSEDNERRANLEAEGGQTAVGVARSYRHSDSQDVSHNGSNFSLDPGAVVIAAITSCTNTSNPSVMMAAGLLARNALQKGLKTKPWVKTSLAPGSKVVTDYLAAAELQDDLDALGFNLVGYGCTTCIGNSGPLPTPIEEAVKKGDLTVASVLSGNRNFEGRVHPLVKTNWLASPPLVVAFALAGNMRCDLTKEPLGEGSDGNPVYLKDIWPSQKDIAEAVEKVNTAMFHKEYAEVFDGDEVWQSIEVPDSEVYTWTPDSTYIQHPPFFDGMGREPAPIMDIADAHILAMLGDSVTTDHISPAGSIKPDSPAGRYLQEHGVEVVDFNSYGSRRGNHEVMMRGTFANVRIQNEMLDGVVGGETRHVPSGEQMAIYDAAMRYQEEGTPLVVVAGKEYGTGSSRDWAAKGTLLLGVRAVLAESYERIHRSNLIGMGVVPLQFPEGETRQTLGLSGDETISVSGLADLTPGGEVAVTIKSDKGEKSFKALCRIDTANELEYYRHGGILHYVLRKMIGAA, encoded by the coding sequence ATGAGTACTGATCAACAGCACGATTTCCTGCAAACACTGGATGTGGCCGGCCGGCAGTACGCTATCTACAGCCTGTCGCGGGCTGCTGAGATATTAGGCGACATTAAGCGCCTGCCGATGACGCTCAAGGTATTGCTCGAAAACCAGCTACGCTTCGCCGGCGATCCCAGTGTTTCCCAGGATGACCTTCAAGCCCTGGTTGACTGGCAACAGCAAGGCCGCTCCAGCCGGGAGATCGGCTATCGCCCTGCCCGCGTGCTGATGCAGGACTTTACCGGTGTTCCCGGGGTCGTCGACCTGGCCTCCATGCGCGCTGCCGTGGAGGCTCTTGGGGAAGCCCCGTCACGCATCAACCCGCTGTCGCCGGTGGACCTGGTCATCGACCACTCCGTGATGGTCGACCACTTTGGCGACCCCAGCGCCTTCAAGGACAACGTTACCCTGGAGATGACGCGCAATCGCGAGCGTTATGAGTTTCTGCGCTGGGGCCAGCGCGCTTTCGACAACTTCCGAGTTGTGCCTCCGGGCACCGGCATCTGCCACCAGGTCAACCTCGAATACCTGGGCAAGGCCGTGTGGACCAAGCAGGAAGAAGGCAAGACCTGGGCCTATCCGGACACCCTGGTCGGTACGGACTCCCACACCACCATGATCAACGGACTTGGTGTGCTTGGCTGGGGGGTCGGTGGTATCGAAGCGGAAGCTGCCATGCTGGGTCAGCCGGTATCAATGCTGATTCCTGAAGTCATTGGCTTCAAGCTGAGCGGAAAGCTACGGGAAGGCATCACGGCTACCGACCTGGTTTTGACGGTAACGGAGATGCTGCGCAAGAAAGGCGTGGTCGGAAAATTCGTCGAATTCTATGGTGACGGTCTCAAGGACCTGCCTCTGGCCGACCGCGCCACCATCGCCAACATGGCGCCGGAATATGGCGCTACCTGCGGCTTCTTCCCGGTCGATGATGAAACGCTGACCTATATGCGCCTGTCCGGGCGCGATGAAGAGCAGATTTCACTGGTCGAGGCTTACTGCAAGGAGCAGGGACTGTGGCGTGAGCCGGGCCATGAACCGATCTTCACCGATGTGCTGAAACTGGATATGGGAGATGTCGAAGCCAGCCTTGCCGGCCCCAAGCGTCCTCAGGATCGCGTCGCACTCAAAAATATCAGAACCACCTTTGAAGAACTGATGGAGAGCGATGATTCGTCAGAGGACAACGAGCGCAGAGCTAATCTCGAGGCCGAGGGAGGCCAGACTGCGGTAGGGGTGGCACGCAGCTACCGCCACTCGGACAGCCAGGATGTCAGCCACAACGGAAGCAATTTCAGCCTTGACCCTGGAGCAGTGGTCATTGCTGCCATCACCTCCTGTACCAACACCTCGAACCCCAGTGTCATGATGGCTGCAGGACTGCTGGCCAGAAATGCTCTCCAGAAGGGGCTCAAGACCAAGCCCTGGGTCAAGACTTCACTGGCCCCTGGCTCCAAGGTCGTCACCGACTACCTTGCAGCGGCCGAGCTGCAGGATGACCTCGATGCCCTGGGCTTCAACCTGGTGGGCTACGGCTGTACCACCTGCATCGGCAACTCCGGCCCACTGCCCACACCTATCGAGGAGGCAGTGAAGAAAGGCGACCTTACCGTTGCCTCAGTGCTATCCGGCAACCGCAACTTCGAGGGCCGCGTACACCCCCTGGTCAAGACCAACTGGCTGGCCTCCCCTCCCCTGGTGGTTGCCTTTGCCTTGGCTGGCAATATGCGCTGTGACCTGACCAAGGAGCCACTTGGTGAAGGCAGCGATGGCAACCCGGTGTATCTCAAGGACATCTGGCCATCGCAGAAAGACATCGCCGAAGCAGTGGAGAAGGTCAATACCGCCATGTTCCACAAGGAATATGCTGAAGTCTTCGACGGAGATGAGGTATGGCAGTCCATCGAAGTCCCTGACAGCGAGGTCTACACCTGGACGCCTGACTCCACCTATATCCAGCACCCTCCGTTCTTCGATGGCATGGGCAGAGAACCTGCACCTATCATGGATATTGCTGATGCACATATCCTCGCCATGCTGGGGGATTCGGTGACCACAGACCATATTTCCCCTGCTGGCTCGATCAAGCCGGACAGCCCTGCCGGTCGCTACCTGCAGGAACACGGTGTCGAAGTGGTGGATTTCAACTCCTACGGCTCCCGTCGTGGCAATCATGAGGTAATGATGCGCGGCACCTTCGCCAACGTACGGATCCAGAACGAGATGCTCGATGGCGTAGTAGGCGGAGAGACACGCCATGTACCAAGTGGCGAGCAAATGGCCATCTATGATGCCGCCATGCGCTATCAGGAAGAAGGCACGCCACTGGTGGTGGTGGCTGGCAAGGAATACGGCACCGGTTCATCGCGTGACTGGGCCGCCAAGGGCACTTTGCTGCTAGGCGTTCGCGCAGTACTGGCAGAATCCTATGAACGCATTCACCGTTCCAACCTGATCGGCATGGGCGTGGTTCCGCTGCAGTTTCCGGAAGGGGAAACCCGTCAGACCCTTGGCCTGAGCGGCGACGAAACCATCTCCGTCAGCGGCCTGGCAGACCTCACTCCTGGCGGCGAAGTCGCAGTGACCATCAAAAGTGACAAGGGAGAGAAGAGCTTTAAGGCCCTATGCCGTATCGATACTGCCAACGAACTGGAATATTACCGTCACGGAGGCATTCTGCATTACGTGCTACGCAAGATGATTGGAGCGGCCTGA
- a CDS encoding SlyX family protein, translating into MNNDTPQRESITETTESSAETAQRLEAIESRLAYQEHWLDTLDAAIAQQERRLMELERLSRLMQERMRELRSADSLGQAPGPEDELPPHY; encoded by the coding sequence ATGAACAATGACACACCGCAGCGAGAGTCTATCACGGAGACAACCGAGTCGTCCGCCGAAACGGCACAACGACTGGAAGCCATCGAAAGTCGCTTGGCCTATCAGGAACACTGGCTGGATACTCTGGATGCCGCTATAGCGCAGCAGGAGCGCCGCCTGATGGAGCTGGAGCGCCTATCACGACTGATGCAGGAGCGCATGCGCGAGCTACGCTCTGCGGACAGCCTGGGACAAGCACCCGGGCCGGAGGATGAACTACCGCCACACTACTGA
- the dapE gene encoding succinyl-diaminopimelate desuccinylase, which produces MPTTSTTDNIDNAENLSPTLELALELIRRPSVTPDDLGCQALMIERLKRLGFHVERLPFGDVENFWAVHGHHGPVLAFAGHTDVVPTGPESQWKTPPFEPVIDANGMLRGRGAADMKGSLAAMITAVERFITEHSEHDGRIAFLITSDEEGPAVDGTKAVVEHLRERNERLDYCIVGEPSSTERLGDVIKNGRRGSLGGVLRVRGIQGHVAYPHLARNPIHQIAPALDALANEHWDSGNDSFPATSFQISNIRGGTGATNVIPGEVEAIFNFRFSTETTNEALRQRTESILREHDLDFDIDWTLNGQPFLTREGALVEAAIDGVEHITGIRPVLSTSGGTSDGRFIATLGTQVVELGPLNATIHQVDERVQASDLDDLSRIYEAILVRLFATDGHWGITHGDG; this is translated from the coding sequence ATGCCCACGACGTCCACGACCGACAACATTGATAACGCCGAGAACCTGTCGCCCACCCTGGAACTTGCCTTGGAGCTGATCCGACGCCCTTCCGTGACCCCAGACGATCTTGGCTGTCAGGCTCTGATGATCGAGCGCCTGAAGCGCCTTGGCTTCCATGTCGAGCGCTTGCCTTTCGGCGATGTGGAAAATTTCTGGGCAGTACATGGCCACCATGGCCCAGTGCTAGCTTTTGCCGGCCACACTGATGTTGTCCCCACCGGCCCGGAAAGCCAGTGGAAAACCCCACCTTTCGAGCCTGTCATCGATGCCAATGGCATGCTGCGTGGGCGCGGTGCAGCAGACATGAAAGGTAGCCTGGCTGCGATGATAACGGCAGTGGAACGTTTCATTACCGAACATTCCGAGCACGACGGCCGCATCGCCTTTCTGATCACCTCTGATGAAGAAGGCCCTGCCGTAGACGGCACAAAGGCTGTCGTCGAGCATCTACGCGAACGTAACGAACGACTCGATTACTGTATCGTCGGAGAGCCATCCTCCACAGAACGTCTTGGCGATGTGATCAAGAATGGACGGCGCGGTTCGCTGGGTGGAGTGCTGCGTGTACGTGGTATTCAGGGCCATGTGGCCTACCCGCATCTGGCACGCAACCCCATCCACCAGATTGCTCCCGCCCTGGATGCCCTGGCCAATGAGCACTGGGATTCTGGAAACGACAGCTTCCCTGCCACCAGCTTCCAGATCTCCAATATCCGCGGAGGAACCGGAGCCACCAATGTGATTCCCGGAGAGGTCGAAGCCATCTTCAACTTCCGTTTCTCTACGGAGACAACGAACGAGGCGCTGCGTCAACGCACCGAATCGATTTTGCGTGAACACGACCTGGACTTCGATATTGACTGGACGCTCAACGGCCAGCCCTTCCTGACACGGGAAGGCGCCCTGGTCGAGGCGGCTATAGACGGCGTCGAGCACATCACCGGTATCCGACCCGTGCTGTCCACCAGTGGAGGCACCTCGGATGGCCGTTTCATCGCAACACTTGGCACCCAGGTAGTCGAACTGGGGCCACTCAATGCTACCATCCACCAAGTCGATGAACGGGTACAGGCCTCGGATCTGGATGATCTCAGCCGGATCTACGAAGCCATCCTGGTGCGACTGTTCGCCACTGATGGCCATTGGGGGATCACGCATGGTGATGGATGA
- the trxB gene encoding thioredoxin-disulfide reductase yields the protein MSEVRHERLIILGSGPAGYTAAVYAARANLKPLLITGIQAGGQLTTTTDVDNWPGDDAGVQGPELMERMKRHAERFDTEVLFDHIHEVELRERPFILKGDNGSYSCDALIIATGASARYLGLPSEQQFMGQGVSACATCDGFFYRNQEVVVVGGGNTAVEEALYLSNIASKVTLVHRRDSLRSEKILQDKLFDKAENGNIDIVWNHTLDEVLGDNSGVTGVRLKSVDDGSTREIAAPGLFIAIGHSPNTGIFEGQLNMNGGYIKVQSGLEGNATATSVPGVFAAGDVMDHVYRQAITSAGSGCMAALDAERYLDGLSG from the coding sequence ATGAGCGAAGTACGCCATGAGCGTCTGATCATTCTGGGCTCCGGTCCAGCCGGCTATACCGCTGCCGTATATGCGGCGCGTGCAAACCTCAAGCCGTTACTGATTACTGGCATTCAGGCTGGCGGCCAGTTGACTACCACCACTGATGTGGATAACTGGCCGGGTGATGATGCGGGTGTACAAGGCCCGGAACTGATGGAGCGCATGAAGCGTCATGCAGAGCGTTTCGATACCGAAGTGCTGTTTGACCATATCCATGAAGTCGAGCTGCGTGAACGCCCCTTCATACTCAAAGGTGACAATGGCAGTTACAGCTGCGACGCGCTGATCATTGCGACCGGCGCCAGTGCCCGCTATCTGGGCTTACCCTCCGAGCAGCAGTTCATGGGGCAAGGGGTTTCCGCCTGTGCGACCTGCGACGGCTTCTTCTATCGCAACCAGGAGGTGGTCGTGGTGGGAGGCGGGAATACGGCGGTGGAAGAGGCATTATATCTGTCCAACATTGCCTCCAAGGTCACCCTGGTGCACCGTCGTGACAGTCTGCGTTCCGAGAAGATCCTGCAGGACAAGCTGTTCGACAAGGCCGAGAACGGTAACATCGACATCGTCTGGAACCACACCCTTGATGAAGTGTTGGGCGACAACAGCGGCGTGACCGGTGTGCGTCTCAAGTCCGTGGATGACGGATCCACTCGCGAGATTGCGGCTCCGGGGTTGTTCATCGCCATTGGCCATAGCCCCAATACCGGTATCTTCGAAGGCCAGCTGAACATGAATGGCGGTTATATCAAGGTGCAGTCAGGTCTGGAGGGCAATGCCACCGCGACCAGCGTACCGGGCGTATTTGCTGCCGGTGATGTCATGGACCATGTGTATCGCCAGGCCATTACTTCCGCAGGCAGCGGCTGCATGGCAGCCCTGGATGCCGAGCGCTATCTGGATGGGCTGAGTGGCTAG
- a CDS encoding NAD-dependent malic enzyme, which translates to MSTQPKRPLYIPYAGPSLLEMPLLNKGSAFTQKERLQFNLIGLLPQNVETIDEQVERAYHQYQQCQTDLDRHIYLRAIQDDNETLFFRLVSGHLEEMLPIIYTPTVGKACEEFSNIYRNHRGLFISYPDREHMDDILRSATKDNVKVIVVTDGERILGLGDQGIGGMGIPIGKLSLYTACGGISPANTLPIMLDVGTNNPTLLDDPRYMGWRHSRISQEEYDAFIETFIQAVKRRWPKALLQFEDFAQANAMPLLERYRDELCCFNDDVQGTASVCVGTLMAACQARGEGMADQRVVFVGAGSAGCGIAEMVVQSMMAEGLSESQARERVFMVDREGLVTDDQSWLRDFQVRLAHPTSRVEGWDGQNLLEVVKQVRPTVLLGVCGQPGIFTEDVVKAMHAGCDKPLIMPLSNPTSRAEAQPEDILKWTNGEALVATGSPFAPVEINGRTIPIAQCNNAYIFPGIGLGVVAAGARRVTDSMLMAASRALAREAPVVKHGEGAMLPPLSSIREISKSIAFDVAAQAQGEGVALKTNGTKLRRAIEQVCWEPDYRDYRRRAF; encoded by the coding sequence ATGAGTACACAACCCAAGCGTCCTCTGTATATCCCTTACGCCGGCCCATCCCTGCTGGAGATGCCTTTGTTGAACAAGGGCAGTGCCTTCACCCAGAAGGAGCGCCTGCAGTTCAACCTGATTGGCCTGCTGCCACAGAATGTCGAGACCATCGATGAGCAGGTAGAGCGCGCTTATCACCAGTACCAGCAATGCCAGACGGACCTGGATCGTCATATCTATCTGCGTGCGATTCAGGACGATAACGAGACGTTGTTCTTCCGCCTTGTTTCGGGCCATCTCGAAGAGATGCTGCCGATCATCTATACCCCTACGGTTGGCAAGGCCTGTGAAGAGTTCTCCAATATCTATCGCAATCACCGTGGCTTGTTCATTTCCTATCCTGATCGCGAGCACATGGATGACATCCTGCGCAGCGCGACCAAGGATAACGTCAAGGTCATCGTGGTGACGGATGGTGAACGTATCCTGGGGCTGGGCGACCAGGGAATCGGAGGCATGGGAATTCCGATCGGCAAGCTGTCGCTGTACACCGCCTGTGGCGGCATCAGCCCGGCCAATACGCTGCCGATCATGCTGGATGTCGGCACCAACAACCCGACTCTGCTCGATGATCCGCGCTATATGGGCTGGCGCCATTCGCGTATCAGTCAGGAAGAGTACGATGCTTTCATCGAGACCTTCATTCAGGCCGTGAAGCGTCGCTGGCCCAAGGCCTTGCTGCAGTTTGAAGACTTTGCCCAGGCCAATGCCATGCCGTTGCTGGAGCGTTATCGTGATGAGCTGTGCTGCTTCAACGATGACGTTCAAGGCACTGCCTCTGTGTGCGTGGGCACCTTGATGGCTGCCTGTCAGGCACGTGGTGAAGGCATGGCCGATCAGCGCGTGGTCTTTGTCGGAGCGGGTTCTGCCGGCTGTGGTATTGCCGAGATGGTCGTTCAATCCATGATGGCAGAAGGGTTGAGCGAGTCGCAGGCGCGTGAGCGAGTGTTCATGGTCGACCGTGAAGGCCTGGTGACGGATGATCAGAGCTGGTTGCGTGATTTCCAGGTTCGTCTGGCCCATCCCACCAGCCGTGTAGAAGGTTGGGATGGACAGAATCTGCTTGAGGTGGTCAAGCAGGTCAGGCCGACTGTTCTGCTGGGTGTGTGTGGTCAGCCGGGCATCTTCACTGAAGATGTGGTCAAGGCGATGCATGCAGGTTGCGACAAGCCACTGATCATGCCGCTGTCCAACCCCACGTCGCGTGCTGAAGCGCAGCCGGAGGATATTCTCAAGTGGACCAACGGTGAGGCTCTGGTAGCGACGGGTAGCCCCTTTGCTCCGGTGGAGATCAATGGCCGTACGATTCCCATCGCGCAGTGCAACAATGCCTATATCTTCCCGGGGATTGGGCTGGGTGTCGTGGCTGCTGGTGCCCGCCGAGTCACGGATTCCATGCTGATGGCGGCGTCCCGCGCGTTGGCTCGTGAGGCTCCGGTCGTCAAGCATGGTGAAGGCGCCATGCTGCCGCCGTTGTCATCCATTCGTGAAATCTCCAAGTCCATTGCTTTCGATGTGGCGGCACAAGCCCAGGGTGAAGGGGTGGCACTCAAGACGAATGGTACCAAGCTGCGCCGTGCCATCGAGCAGGTGTGCTGGGAACCGGACTACCGTGACTATCGTCGTCGGGCGTTCTAG
- the trpS gene encoding tryptophan--tRNA ligase, with the protein MSATSAFSAQASTGQPQSQKVTRVLTGITTTGTPHLGNYVGAIKPAIEASLDPNVESFYFLADLHALIKCQDPKRVQESRLEIAATWLALGLDTDNATFYRQSDIPEIPELTWMLSCVCAKGLMNRAHAYKAAVAENEEADNQDPDKGVTMGLFGYPVLMAADILMFNANKVPVGRDQIQHIEMARDMAGRFNHLYKGSFFSLPEAVVDEKVQVLNGLDGRKMSKSYNNTIPLFVAEKKLLKLVRKIKTNSLEPGEPKDPDTCTLFQIYSAFASAEDTQAMREEYAAGIGWGDAKNRVFEYLNEHLREPRERYLALLEDPAHIEAVLQKGAEKARAQAAPLMDRLRTAAGLGRFI; encoded by the coding sequence ATGTCCGCAACGTCAGCGTTCTCCGCCCAGGCTTCGACCGGGCAACCCCAGTCTCAGAAAGTGACACGTGTGCTTACTGGCATCACCACGACGGGTACGCCGCATCTCGGCAACTACGTTGGTGCCATCAAGCCGGCCATCGAGGCTAGCCTCGACCCTAATGTCGAGTCCTTCTATTTCCTCGCCGACCTGCATGCCCTGATCAAGTGTCAGGATCCCAAGCGTGTGCAGGAGTCGCGTCTGGAGATTGCTGCCACCTGGCTGGCCCTGGGGCTGGATACCGATAACGCTACGTTTTATCGCCAGTCGGATATTCCGGAAATCCCCGAACTGACCTGGATGTTGTCCTGTGTCTGTGCCAAAGGGTTGATGAACCGTGCTCATGCCTACAAGGCAGCGGTTGCCGAGAACGAAGAAGCCGACAACCAGGATCCGGACAAAGGCGTGACCATGGGCCTGTTTGGCTATCCGGTGCTGATGGCGGCGGACATCCTCATGTTCAATGCCAACAAGGTGCCGGTGGGCCGTGACCAGATCCAGCACATCGAGATGGCTCGGGACATGGCCGGGCGCTTCAACCATCTGTACAAGGGAAGCTTCTTCAGCCTGCCGGAAGCCGTGGTAGACGAAAAGGTCCAGGTACTCAATGGCCTCGATGGGCGCAAGATGTCCAAGAGCTACAACAACACCATTCCGTTGTTCGTGGCTGAGAAGAAGCTGCTCAAGCTGGTACGCAAGATCAAGACCAACTCCCTGGAACCTGGTGAACCCAAGGATCCGGATACCTGTACGCTGTTCCAGATATATTCTGCTTTCGCCAGTGCCGAGGACACCCAGGCCATGCGCGAGGAATATGCAGCAGGCATCGGCTGGGGAGATGCCAAGAACCGTGTCTTCGAATATCTCAACGAGCACCTTCGCGAACCCCGTGAGCGCTACCTGGCGCTACTCGAGGATCCGGCCCATATCGAGGCCGTGCTGCAGAAAGGCGCCGAGAAGGCTCGGGCACAAGCGGCGCCATTGATGGACAGGCTGCGCACCGCCGCAGGTCTTGGGCGCTTCATCTGA
- a CDS encoding peroxiredoxin, protein MSVLVGRQAPDFEAAAVLGNGEIVENFKLSDSNGKLRVLFFWPLDFTFVCPSEIIAHDNRLQQFKELGAEVIGVSIDSQFTHYAWRKTSPDAGGIGEVGFPIVADVKHEITNAYGIEHPEAGVAMRASFLIDEDGVVQHQVVNNLPLGRNVDEMLRMVKALQHHQKHGEVCPAGWDEGQEGMQADAVGVAKYLSTHSNEL, encoded by the coding sequence ATGAGCGTACTGGTAGGACGTCAAGCCCCTGACTTCGAAGCCGCTGCTGTCCTTGGCAACGGTGAGATCGTAGAGAACTTCAAACTGTCCGACAGCAACGGCAAGCTGCGCGTACTGTTCTTCTGGCCGCTGGACTTCACCTTCGTTTGCCCGTCCGAAATCATTGCTCACGACAATCGTCTGCAGCAGTTCAAGGAGCTGGGTGCTGAGGTCATCGGTGTGTCCATCGATTCTCAGTTCACCCACTACGCCTGGCGCAAGACCAGCCCGGACGCTGGTGGTATCGGTGAAGTCGGTTTCCCGATCGTGGCTGACGTCAAGCACGAGATCACCAACGCCTACGGCATCGAGCATCCGGAAGCTGGCGTTGCCATGCGTGCTTCCTTCCTGATCGATGAGGACGGTGTCGTGCAGCATCAGGTGGTCAACAACCTGCCGCTGGGTCGTAATGTCGATGAGATGCTGCGTATGGTCAAGGCGCTGCAACACCACCAGAAGCATGGTGAAGTCTGCCCGGCTGGCTGGGATGAAGGCCAGGAAGGCATGCAGGCTGATGCCGTGGGTGTGGCCAAGTATCTGAGCACACACTCCAACGAGCTGTAA
- a CDS encoding cold-shock protein, which yields MKRRVIFRCSLVSLLLATPSPLLIALMISLLTGITVEELVNLAEDEKVLTGYLGAVVAVFALLMVATLATNAFTPQLASQAETLDDDREIGEVKWFNVNKGYGFITRAGGEDVFVHFRAIRGHGHRTLAEGQKVRYYVVENERGLQADDVTVIT from the coding sequence ATGAAGAGAAGGGTTATTTTCCGTTGCAGTCTTGTCAGCTTGTTGCTGGCGACACCGTCTCCATTATTGATTGCCCTGATGATCAGCCTGCTTACCGGGATTACTGTAGAGGAACTGGTAAACCTGGCGGAAGATGAAAAAGTGCTCACTGGTTATCTTGGTGCAGTTGTGGCGGTTTTCGCCTTGCTTATGGTCGCTACCCTCGCCACCAATGCTTTCACACCGCAGTTGGCCAGCCAGGCTGAGACACTGGATGATGATCGCGAAATCGGTGAAGTGAAGTGGTTCAACGTCAACAAGGGATATGGCTTTATTACCCGAGCTGGCGGTGAGGATGTGTTCGTGCACTTCCGAGCCATTCGCGGCCATGGTCATCGTACACTAGCTGAGGGCCAGAAGGTCCGTTACTACGTTGTAGAGAACGAGCGTGGCCTGCAGGCCGACGATGTCACTGTGATTACCTGA